Part of the Kordiimonas pumila genome is shown below.
TTAATACTCTTTTGGATTAGCAGCGTTCCTTATGTGTTTCAAAGCTGGCATATTTTAGAAGGTAGCGTAGAAGCAAGCGGCCTTCCTTTCATTTATATTTTAAAATCTACCTTGCTGCTTTTTGCTGGCACCATGACCCTTCATGCCCTATCAGCTATCATCAGCAACGCACGCATTCTATACGGGAATAAGCAATAGTGGATATGTCAGTTATATTAACACTCAGCATGTTTGCTGTGCTTGTTGGCCTTCTCTTAACCGGTTTCCCTGTGGCTTTCACGTTGGGTGGTGCTGGCCTGTTATTTGGCCTTATTGGCATGGCAACAGGCACGCTTGATTCCAGCTTTCTTGAAATCCTTCCAAACCGCCTGTTTGGTAACGTTATTAGAAACGAATTACTGTTCGCAATTCCGCTTTTTGTCAGCATGGGGGTGATGCTCGAAAAGTCAAACGTTGCCGAAGACTTGCTCGAGAGCATGGGCAGACTTTTTGGCAAATTGCGCGGCGGGCTTGGTATTTCTGTTACTGTCGTTGGCGCCTTGCTTGCTGCCTCTACAGGCATTGTCGGGGCAACAGTTGTTACGATGGGACTGCTTTCACTCCCAACCATGTTGCGGCGTGGCTATGATCCTTCTCTAGCGACTGGCTCGATTGCGGCTTCAGGTACACTGGGGCAAATCATACCGCCCTCTATCGTGCTTATTTTACTCGCTGACGTTCTATCGTCAGCGTGGCAACAGGCACAGCTTAACAACCATATATTTTCACCTGCGCCCATGAGTGCTGGTGAACTCTTTGCAGGCGCTCTTATCCCCGGGCTTATTCTCGTTGCCTGCTATATTCTATATCAGGCAGGCATGGCATTTTTTAAGCCAGAAACCAGCCCGGCAATCCCGCCAGAGGAATGCGTCGACAGTGGCACGGGTATTTTCATAACCTTACTCACCGCACTCTTACCGCCTCTTATTTTAATAATAGCCGTTCTTGGTTCTATTCTTACGGGTATCGCAACACCTACAGAAGCCGCCTCTGTAGGTGCTATTGGTGCTATTCTTCTTGGTGCAGCAAGGCTCGGCGGCAAAAACAGAATTGCCGTTTATACAACGCTTGTTTCATTGCTTGTATTGCTTGTTATTGCGAGCACATCAGACCTACGCATGCACCGGGATGTTATATCAGCCGCAGATAACATTGCATATTTTATAGCAATACTTGTAACGGTCACTTTTTCGGCCGGGCTTTTGTGGTCACTCTGGTCAACCTACCAGTCAGGGGTGTTAACAGAAGTTATGCGCTCTACTGTGCGTATTTCAACCATGATCTACACCATACTGATCGGTGCTAGCCTGTTTTCGCTCGTCTTTAGGGGCCTTGGCGGCGACGAGATCATTGAAAACCTGTTACATGGCCTGCCCGGTGGCCAATTTACAGCTATTCTCCTGATAATGCTGTTGATGTTTGTATTGGGCTTTTTCCTCGATTTTATTGAGATCACCTTTGTTGTTGTGCCTGTTGTTGCCCCAGCCCTATTGGCTATGGATGGCACATATGGCCCTATATGGCTGGGTGTGCTGATGGCTATGAACTTGCAAACAAGCTTTTTAACGCCGCCTTTTGGCTTTGCCCTGTTTTACTTGCGCGGCGTGGTGCCTGAGAGCGTACCTACATCTGCTATATATAAAGGTGTTATACCGTTTGTTATCATTCAGCTTCTGTGCCTTGTGCTCATTGCGCTCTTCCCGTCCCTTGTTACATGGCTACCAAAGCTTCTTTTCTAAACAATACCTTAGAAACTGCTCTTACAAAGATGTATTGGCGTTATTCAAAAATATAGCTTTTAGCTTGCCATAAATTGACATTATAAATGCAATACTAACCCTGAGAAAAGGTAATACCCATGATTGGCTACACAACAATAGGGACAAACAAACATTCTGAAGCCTGCGCATTTTATGACACGCTTTTAGCCATACTTGGTGCCAAACGAGCAATGGAATTTGATAGCTTTGTCATGTGGGCTGCCGGCCCGGATAAACCAGCCTTTGCATTAACCAAGCCATATGACGGCAAAGCGGCATCTGTTGGCAACGGCGTTATGATTGCCCTCAAAGCCCCAGACAGAGCGACCGTCGACAAACTATACGAAACAGCTCTTGCAAACGGTGGTAGCTGCGAAGGTAAACCAGGTCTTCGTGGTAGCGAAGATATGGGGTTTTATGCAGCCTATTTCCGTGACATTGAAGGCAACAAGCTTAACGCATTCTGCATGGGCCCAGCCTAAGCAGCGGTTCCTTCCCGAACAGGAACCAAAAAGGCCGGATTTCCCCCCGGCCTTTTTTATTCAATCCGTAATAGGTCACCAATTACTTAAAATCTATTTGAACTTGTTATTACGGGGGAAGCCCATAGGCGGCAAACGCCCAGCATTGCCACGTTTACCTGTCCATTGCACCAAATCGGTTTCTGTGCGCCACCTGTCGCCGTTACCACCCATTTGCCATGTAAGGCCTTCACTTTTGTGGAACGTTACAATGTCTGAGAGGGTGCCATCTTTGTAACGCTGCAAAGTAACGCCCTGCCCCCGGTTCATAACCGGTAATTCATCAATTGAGAACACAAGCAGTTTGCGGTTTTTACCAATAACAGCAACACTGTCACCGTCAGCAACAAAACAGTGCGTTGCAATGGCATCATTAGGTAAGTTTAGAATCTGTTTACCGCCTTTTTTCATGGCAACAGCATTTGCTGCTTCAATAATAAAGCCTTTACCAATGGAGGAAGCAACCACCAACTTACTTCCCGGCTGGAAGGGCAACAGTGTGACAATTTCATCATTAGCATCCATATCAACCATCAGCCTAACAGGCTCACCGTTGCCGCGTGCGCTTGGCAGTTTATCGGCACCAATCGTATACAGCTTACCGCTTGTCGCAAAGAGGAAGATTTTATCCGTAGTATAAGCGTGGAACCTGAACTTTTCTTCGTCACCGTCTTTATATTTAAAATCTTCTTCCGGCTTGGCATGCCCCTTAAGGGCACGTATCCAGCCGCGTTTCGAACAAAGCACTGTCAGCGGTTCTTTTTCAATCATTGCCTCAATCGGCACTACTTCGGCAGTGGGGGCGTCCCCAAAGCGGGTACGGCGTTTTCCAAGTACAGTTTCTTGGCCAAACTTTTCTTTAATAACAGAAACCTTATCGCCAATCGCTATCCACTGAAGTTCAGGTGAGCGGATGAGTGACTTAAGCTGTGCACCCTCTTTTTCAAGCCCGGCATGCTCGGTTCTGATTTCCATTTCTTCAAGTTTCCGAAGGGCACGAAGGCGCATATTCAAGATGGCCTCCGCCTGCACATCATTCAGCTTAAATGTGGCTATAAGGCTTGCTTTTGCGTCATCTTCCTCGCGGATTATGCGAATAACTTCATCAAGATTAAGGTATGCGATTAAATAGCCAGCCAATATTTCAAGCCGGTGCTCAATTTTATCGAGTCGGAACTGGCTACGACGGATCAGAACCTCAACCTGATGATTAAGGAAGCTATTCAGCATTTCTTTTAGAGGCAGAACGCGCGGCCTGTTATCTGAGGCAATCACATTCATATTCATGGAAAAGCGCGATTCTAGTTCAGTTAATCTGAACAGGCTTTCCATCAGTATTTTTTCGTCAACCGTACGGTTTTTAGGTTCAAGAACAATTCTGATATCTTCTGCAGACTCGTCCCTAACATCAGCCAAAATTGGCAGTTTCTTTTCATTGATCAAGTCCGCAATGCGTTCAATCAGCTTAGATTTTTGAACCTGAAAAGGAATTTCCGTAATGACAATCTGGTAAATACCCCGGGATAGCTCTTCTTTTTCCCAGCGCGCGCGCACCCGGAAACTACCACGTCCTGTATCGTAAGCATCAATGATGGTTTCGCGGTCTTCAACAAGCTGCCCACCTGTTGGGAAGTCAGGCCCTTGAATAGAATCCATCAATTTATGTGTGGTAATAGCATCATAGCTAAAGGTCAGGTTATCACCGCGTTTATGATCAGAAAGCCGCGCATCAATGAGCAACTGCATCCCATCTGCAAGCTCCCCCACATTATGGGGCGGAATATTGGTCGCCATACCAACGGCAATACCAGAGGAGCCATTTGCAAGGAGATTGGGGAAAGACCCCGAGAAAACAATAGGCTCACGGTCTTCACCGTCATATGTTTCCCGGTAATCTACCGCATCTTCTTCCAGCCCTTCCATAAGGGCCATGGCAACTTCGGTAAGGCGAGCCTCAGTATATCGCATCGCAGCGGCATTATCGCCGTCAACGTTACCAAAGTTTCCTTGTCCATCAACCAGAGGGAAGCGAACAGAAAAGTCCTGTGCCAAACGCACCAGCGCATCATAAACCGACTGATCACCATGTGGGTGGTATTTACCAATCACATCCCCCACAACACGGGCGCATTTTTTATAGCCGGTTTTTGGGTCCAGCTTCAAAAGGCGCATAGCATACAGCAGCCGCCTGTGAACAGGCTTTAACCCATCCCTTACATCCGGTAGTGACCGGGACATAATTGTTGAGAGTGCATAGGCCAAATACCGTTCGCTAAGTGCATCAGCGAAAGGGGTTTCGATAATATTACCGTTAAAATCAGCTTGTGTTGTCATAAGGTAACTATACCAATTCAAAAGCAGATGGCTACAAGATGTTGTGGTTATCCACAGATTCTTTGCCGTATGAAGAAAACTAAGTCAACGAGAAGCCGTATAAAGTGCTGATAACAGCCTTTCACGAGCCGCAGGCTGGCCTTTTCCACTCACAATCCATATGTTTCGCTCAAGAAAGTAGCCTGTTAACTTCAGGCTGTTATACGCATCTGTCATATTGGGCATAAGCCCATCTCGTGAAAGCAAAAATGCAGGTAACGGCAATAGTTTGTCACTGTACGGCGCCCCTGCATCAGCACATACCGCCCTACCCGACTTCGGGGAAACATAGGTGAGATTGTCCCGAACACCGCTTGCTGCACATTCGCTCAAATCAAGGCCGTAGCCAAGCTCGGTTAAAATACCAAGTTCAAGCCGTGCGAGCGCAGCCCCCCACAAAGATAGTGTACCATCTTCGTTTTCAAGCAAATTAACAAGAGCACACAAACCCTTGTAAACCTTAAGAAAAGGCGCACGCTCTGGCATTGTAGAGGCAACAACAGCCGTTATGGCAGCAAGCGCCGAAAGCCGTGCGCCATCCCCGATCATGTGCCCCAGTGGGCTGTGGAGTAATTCAAGAGTAAACCGGCCAAGGTTTGCTTCAATCCGCGACCGCCATGTAAGAGAAAGGAGATTTCCTGCCTGCAGGTTTGCACGGTTGCGCCTGCCAAGGCCACCCTTTACAAAACCACGCGCCCGACCATGGTTTTCTGTCATCACTTCTATAACAGCGTCGCTTTCGCCGTGCCGCGCTATGGAAAGAACAATACCTTCATCCTGCCATTCCATCGCGTTACCCTGTTTTACTAGTCTACAAAATCGAGGCCCATGTCCTTATACATGGTTCTGTCATCAGCCCAGCGCTCTGTTGTACGCACATGCAAGAAAAGATGCACCCTGCGATCAAATTCCTGCTCCATTTCCTCGCGGGCCATTTTACCCAAGGTTTTCAGCATGCTGCCAGCTTTACCAATAACTATACCTTTTTGAGTTTCACGCTCAACATGGATAACCTGCTCAATACGAACCGAACCATCAGCACGTTCTTCCCATTTTTCAGTTTCAACAGTTGTGGCGTATGGAAGCTCATCGTGAAGGCGCAAATACACCTTTTCACGGGTGATTTCAGCCGCCAAAACACGCATGGTTATATCTGATATCTGGTCATCAGGGTACATCCACGGCCCAGATGGAGCTTTCGCCGACAGAAACGCCTTTAGGTCTGTCACACCATCCCCGTTCAGCGCTGATATCATGAATATATCGGTGAACACGCCCGTTTCGTTTAACTTTTGCGTTAGTGCGAGCAACGTATCACGTCTTAGTCCGTCAATTTTGTTCAAGGCAAGAATAGCTTTACGCTTTGCATTCTTCAGCCCATCAATAATATGCTCAACCTCGTCTGTAACACCGCGTTTGCTATCCACCAGAAAAACGGTTGTTTCTGCGTCTTCTGAACCCTTCCAAGCCGCACTTACCATCGCCCGGTCCAACCGGCGCTTTGGTTCAAAAATACCAGGGGTATCAATAAAAATAAGCTGCGTTTTTCCGTGCATGGCAATGCCAGTAATACGCGTACGTGTGGTTTGCACTTTATGGGTAACAATAGCCACCTTGGCACCAACAAGCGAATTAAGAAGCGTAGACTTACCTGCGTTTGGTGCCCCTATCAAAGCCACAAAACCGCAACGTTCCATGTCTGCTTCATCCGAATGGTTCAACCTGTTTCTCCTAAAAGGTGCCGTAACAATGCAGCTGCTGCATCTTGTTCAGCCGTTTTTTTTGTTCCACCCTGCGCCGATGCAGAGCCTTTGCCGTCAATGGTCGCTTCAATTGTAAAAACAGGGTCGTGATCTGGCCCTGTTCTGTCTAACACTGAATAGTGTGGTAAATCCAATGATCTTGCCTGACACCATTCTTGTAATTTTGTTTTGTGGTCTTTAACAGCATCCAGTTCAGTATCCATTAACGGAATCCAGTGTTGCCGAATAAATTTGTCAGTAACCGCGAAGCCACCGTCAAGATACATAGCACCAATAAAGGCTTCACACACATCAGCCTGTATGGCCTCTTTGTCTCTCGCGCCTTCAGTTTCCGCACCTGGAGTTACCTTTAAGGCTGCAGCAATACCAAGCTTTACAGCCATTCCGGCGAGAGTTTCCCTGCGCACAAGAGACGTAAAGCGCCTATTTAGTAACCCTTCCGCTTCCGACGGATAAGCCTCTAAAAGCCATGTTGAGATCGTAAGCCCCAGTACACGATCACCCAAAAACTCAAGACGCTGATAATTATAGGAGCCAGACAGTGATGGGTGTGTCAGCGCCTCATCCAGCAGGCTTGTTTTTGCAAACCTGTAACCGGCTAGTTCTTTTAATTCAGTCAAATGCTCCTCCCCGAGCTTTTTTAACCTCTGGCTTCATCCATGAGCCTTCTCATTTCCTTAATAGATGCTTCTAAGCCATGAAAGATTGCTTCCCCAACCAGAAAATGGCCTATATTTAATTCCCTGATTTCAGGGATGGCGGCAATTGCAGCCACTGTTTCATAACTCAAACCGTGCCCAGCATGCATTTCAATACCATGCGAAGCACCGTATGCAACAGCGCTTCGAATACGCTCTAGCTCTTCCTCTTGCTGCTTGCCAGAAAGCTCGCAGTATTTCCCTGTATGAATTTCACATACAGGGGCGCCAAGAGAAATTGCCGCATCAAGCTGGCTTTTCTCGGCATCGATAAAAAGACTAACTCGGCTCCCTGCAGCGTTCAGGCGGTTTACATAAGGCAGCAAGCGATCATGCTGTCCTGCGACATCAAGCCCCCCTTCTGTTGTCAGTTCCTGGCGCTTTTCAGGCACCAAACAACAGGCATGAGGTTTGTGCCTCAGTGCAATTTCCAGCATTTCATCGGTCGCTGCCATTTCCAGATTAAGTGGCACCGAAAGAACATCTGAAAGAGAGGCGATATCTTCGTCAGATATATGGCGCCTATCCTCGCGTAAATGCGCCGTTATACCGTCAGCTCCAGCAAGTACAGCGAGGCCCGCTGCCCGCACAGGATCAGGGTGTCTAATACCTCTGGCATTTCTTATGGTTGCCACATGATCAATATTTACACCTAGTCGTAATTTAGCTAGCGTCATTCAAGTATATCCTCATTCTTTAAGAGCTGCTGGCGCTGACGCGCTCTTATACGGGCTTGTTTCCTTGCACGGTTTGCAGAGACCATTATGCGAAGAGCAATATAAAAGCCAATCCATATCACAATCGCCAAAGGAATGCTCCCCACGAGCATAGGCCAGATTATAGGCACAAAGGCCATAATATACTCAGATGGTGCGTGCAAAAACCCGCTCCAGCTCCATGAAGGTAAAACATGAATAACATCATGTCCTAAAATCCATCTTCCCAATCTTGCTGTAAGAGCAAAAATAAGGGGAAATGTCCATGGGTTGCCAACAATAGTGCCAATTGCAGACGCCAGTAAATTAGCCCGCACAAGCCATGCTAATGCAAAGCCCATCAAGAAATGGAGGCCGATAAACGGCGTAACAGAAACAGCTGCACCCGATGCGAAACCCGCAGCAATGCTATAATCAGAGCCCGGCAATCGGATTATCCGGTGCCACAAATATAGTACAGCTCTTTTAAAACCAGATCGCGGCCACAACCACGAGCGAAGCTTCTGAAATATATTTTGTTTATTGCGGCGCCCAAATAGCATAATCAGGATTTCAAATCACGACTGCCCGGCTTAATCGCAGGAATGGCTTTCAGGGCATCAGGCAAATTATCAGGGCTATAAGTTGGAGCATCAATCGTTACGAGTGCGGTAACCGGTGCCCCCACATCTGCCTGTCCGCCAGAGCGGTTAATCAAACATCCAGCAGCCACAACATCACCACCCCATTCCGTTATGGTTTTAATACATTCACGCGACGAAAGGCCCGTTGTGATAACATCTTCCATCATCAAAATACGTGCCCCTTTCGGAATATCAAAGCCGCGCCTCAGGGTAAATGCTCCGTCAACCCGTTCCGTAAAAACACCCGGCACACCAAGCTGGCGCGCTACTTCATAGCCAACAATAACACCGCCCATAGCAGGGCTTACAACCAAATCAATATCAACACCAGTAAGCCTTAGCTTATCTGCAAAGGCTGCGCACAAACGGCCTGCGCGCTCTGGGTCCATTAAAACACGCGCGCACTGTAAATAAACCGGGCTATGGAGGCCTGATGACAATTTAAAATGCCCTTCAAGCAAAGCACCTGCTGCACGAAATTCGTTTAAAACCGCGTCCTGATCCATGATGGCTCCAGTCATTTAGTATATACTTGTCTGTGGCGGATAGTTGCCTGAGCGCGCTGCGTCAAGTTAAATAAACAGACACTCATAAATGTTAGCCCAGAACCCGGTCAACACGGGCAATTACCCTGCTAACACGAAGAGCTCGACTAATATTATTCAAATGTTTTACATCACGGACTTCAACATCGGTAATCATAATACAAAACTCTGGGTCACGTTCAGGGATCACCAGATTGGAAACATTACCGCCATGTTTTGAAACGATCGTCGCAATAGTGGCTAAAGCGCCTTTCTCATTAACCACCTCAAGGCGTAAGCGCCCTGTATAAAAAGAAGCTTCAGCTTCATCCTCGTCCTGCCACCGCAAATCAATCCAAAGCTCTGGCTTGTCATCATATTCCGTCAGTTTTGAGCAATCAATTGTATGAACCTCGGCTCCCTGCTCCGGTATATGAATACCAACAATGCGGTCACCCCTTACAGGATGGCAGCACTCAGCAAAGTGAACCGCAGACCCCATCCGAAGACCGGAGATCGGTACTGAAGACGATACAATATCCTCCCAGTCATGGTGAACGGCAGGCAAGCGCTCTGAACTGGCATCTTCGCGGAAGCCAGCATACGCTGCTCGTAGCACATCATCTTTCCTAATAATGCCGGAGCCAACCTGTGCATATAATTCAGCGATATCTTCACAGTTGAGGATTTCCGCAGCCTCTGTCATGGCTTTCACAGAAAACTCCAACCCAAAACGTCCACATGCTTCTTCCAGTAAGGTTTTACCCAAACTGCTATATTCAGACTGTTTTTGCTGCCTGATATGGCGCCTGATAGCGGACCGGGCCTTACCAGTAATCACAAAATTATCCCACCTTGGTGACGGGCTTTGGCCTTTTGATGTTAGAATTTGTACCTGATCACCGTTTTCAAGCTGATGCCTAAGCGGAACCATGCGGCCATTCACCTTAGCCCCTACGCAGTGGTCGCCCACTTCAGTATGCACCGTATAAGCAAAATCAACAGTGGTAGACCCACGCGGCAGAGAAATCAGTTCTCCCTTTGGAGTGAAACAAAAAACCTTATCCTGAAACATTGCAAGCTTTGTATGCTCAAGAAACTCTTCAGGGTCCTGTGTGTGATCTAAAATTTCCAGAAGTTCCCGCACCCAGCGATACTGCGACCCTTCTGCTTTTTCAGACTTTTGCTTATATTGCCAGTGGGCAGCAACACCGATTTCTGCCTCTTGGTGCATTTCATGCGTCCGAATTTGTATTTCAAGTCGGTTTTTATGCGGCCCTATAACCGTAGTGTGAATAGAGCGATAAAAATTCCGTTTCGGAATAGAGACATAGTCTTTAAACCTTCCTGGCACCATTGGATATTTCTGGTGGATAACACCCAGCACTTTATAGCAGGTTGCAATATCGTCCACCTTTATCCGAAAGGCCATAACGTCGGATAGTTGTTCAAATGTTATATTTTGGCGCTCCATTTTGCGCCAAATCGAATACGGCCGTTTAATTCTGCCACTTATCAGTGCTGTTACCTCATTTTGCTCCATCAGCTTATTGAGAGCAGCAATCATATCTTTTTCAAGATTAGGGCTTTGCTCTACAAGATAATGCAAGCGCGCATTGATTGATTCTAGCGCCTCTGGGTCGAGATGCGTAAAGGCCAAATGCTCAAGCTCGTCTTTCAGCTCATGCATGCCTATACGTTCGGCAAGCGGCGCGTAAATATCCATCGTCTCAAGCGCTATGCGGCGGCGTTTTTCAGGATTTTTGATGTAATCCAGTGTCCGCATGTTATGACAGCGGTCAGCAAGCTTAACCAGCAACACCCTGATATCATTTGACATTGCTAAAAGAAATTTACGGAAATTCTCGGCTTGGCGAACACTTTCAGCCTGTAATTCAATTTTTGACAGCTTGGTAACACCGTCAACCAGTTCAGAAACCTTTGGACCAAAAAGCTCTTCAATTTCAGGAATTGTAGCAACAGTATCTTCAACCACGTCATGCAAAAGCGCTGTAGCGATTGTATCACCGTCGAGTTTCATGTCCGTAAGAATGCCTGCAACCTCAAGCGGATGCGAAAAATATGGATCGCCCGAAGCGCGGGTTTGTGTGCCGTGCGCCTTCATGGCAAAAACATACGCACGGTTCAAAAGCGCCTCATCCACTTTCGGATCATACGCTTTAACTTTTTCAACAAGTTCAAACTGACGGATCACTATATACCTGCACTCTTTCCAAAACTTATCGTACCTTTACAGATAGCGATTCCATATGAGAATTTCAGCCCCTTTATAGGCTTCTGTATGACTTATCGAAAAAAAAAACGAAGTGTTCCCGTAAAACAACGGATTTAGGAGATTACAATAAGGCTCAAGCAAAATAAAAAGCCCGGCAAAACCGAGCTTTAAATCAATCACGAGCACCACAAAGCGCCGCTTTATGCCTTTGTGGTTTCTTCCATGCCCGCCATAAGAATTGACATATCTACTTCTTCTGGCTCGTCAGATTCTACAACCTTGCGCATGCTATGAATAACCGCTTCTGTCAGATCATCAGCAATAACTTTTTCTTCTGCAATCTCGCGAAGTGAAACCACTGGGTTTTTGTCGTTATCGCGGTCAACCAGAAGAGGTGCGCCTGATGATATTTGGCGCGAACGCTGTGCTGCGGCCAAAACCAAGTCAAAGCGGTTTGTTACTTTATCAACGCAATCTTCAACGGTGACGCGTGCCATTCATATTCTCCAAATTCTTTTGCAGCATATTAAACATGCCTGCCATACAAGCGCCTGCTTATACAAGCGCACCTTGGCTGTGTAAAGTCTGGAATCGCAATTTTAGCCTGAAAATGGCCTAACACCTATTCTATCAGCCATAATTTCTGGCTCGATAGCCATATCCGCTACACTCTTGCCTGTAACTGGGTGAACCCAGTCAGAGGCAATATCAAGCATGGGCACCAGAACAAAAGCCCGCTTGTGCATACGTGGGTGTGGCACAACGGGTTGCTGAAGGATGGCTGCGGGGTCAGAACTATTCACAACAGACCACCAGTCCTCCACAGACGGCAAAACCTCTGCACCATATGATAGCAAATCAATATCAATGGTTCTCGCGCTCCAACGCTCTGAAGGTTCACGCCCCAGAAAGCTTTCAATACCTTTAAAATGGGACAAAAGCAGCTCTGCACTCAAGGACGATTGAGCAAAAATTACTGCATTGATAAAATCAGGCTGATCAGAAGCAGGTACCGGGCTGGTGCAATAAAATTTTGAAATGGCCTGTATATCAATCGCAAGGCCTGAAAGCTGGTTAATTGCAGCACGGAGGGTTTTTTCTGGCGTTCCATATGAAGAATTAAGGTTACCGCCAAGTCCAATGTGGATTTTTTGCACAATAAATCTATTCTTAAATACTACAGTGTTAAATTAACGGAAATTTAACCGGCTTCTTCCACGCTGTATAGTCTAAGATTTAAATGTAATACTTACTGGTTATTTTACGAATTTATAATTCATACTGTCCGTATTCTGGAGTTATTATGATAATTTACCCTGAAGAGCGCCTTGCTCTTTTTATCGACGGTGCCAACCTTTACGCAACAGCATGTGCCTTGGGCATGGAAATTGACTATAAAAAACTGCGCGCCTATTTTTCTGAAAACAGCCGTATGATAAGGGCCTTTTATTATACAGCCATACTTGAAGATCAGGAATACTCGCCCCTGCGCCCACTTATTGATTGGCTGGACTATAATGGTTTTACACTTGTTACAAAGCCCGTGAAAGAATTCACTGACGAACATGGTCGGCGCAAAATCAAAGGCAATATGGATATTGAGATTGCTGTTGATATGCTCAACATCTCCGATTCACTTGATCATATGATTCTATTTTCCGGTGACGGTGATTTCAGGCGGCTGATTGAAGCTATCCAAAGGCGCGGTGTACGGGTCACTGTTGTTAGCTCAAATTCAACACAGCCCAGCATGATAGCCGACGAACTACGGCGGCAAGCAGACCAGTTTGTTGATCTTGACGATCTACGCAGTGCTATTGGCCGCCCTTCCAGTAAAAAGCGAGACGATGAAGCCCCTCTTGATGCTGTCTATGAAGACCACCTAATTTAGCCTTAAATGTCTGATGATAAACGAAACTGAACCCAAAAAGCACTGTACCTTGTGCCCAAGGCTTGCAGCATATCGCCGCGAAAATATTGAAAATTACCCAACTTTTCACAATGGTGCAGTATCAAACTTTGGGCCAATAACAAGCGAGATTCTGATAGTTGGCATGGCACCCGGCCTTAAGGGTGCCAACCAAACAGGCAGGCCTTTCACCGGTGATTTTGCAGGCAACTTGCTATATTCCAGCCTACTTCAAGCTGGCTTTGCAGAAGGCACTTTCGGCAATCATGCTCATGATGGCCTAAGGCTGAAGAACACTCTTATAACCAATGCAGTTCGCTGCGTTCCCCCGCAGAACAAGCCAATAAACACCGAGATCAACAACTGCGCACCTTATTTGGCCGCCTTAATAAAAAGCATGCCAAATTTAAAAGTAATCCTAAGCCTTGGTCATCTTGCCCATACGGCAACGGTGAAGGCACAAGGGGAAAAACAGGCACATTATAAATTCGTACACGGAAAGTGCCAACCGCTACCGAATGGCATTCAACTGATAAGCAGCTATCACTGCTCGCGGTATAACGTAAACACTGGCGTTTTAACCGAACCCATGTTTTTGGGTGTTCTTGAGCA
Proteins encoded:
- a CDS encoding uracil-DNA glycosylase; the protein is MINETEPKKHCTLCPRLAAYRRENIENYPTFHNGAVSNFGPITSEILIVGMAPGLKGANQTGRPFTGDFAGNLLYSSLLQAGFAEGTFGNHAHDGLRLKNTLITNAVRCVPPQNKPINTEINNCAPYLAALIKSMPNLKVILSLGHLAHTATVKAQGEKQAHYKFVHGKCQPLPNGIQLISSYHCSRYNVNTGVLTEPMFLGVLEQIKKHIP
- a CDS encoding LabA-like NYN domain-containing protein produces the protein MIIYPEERLALFIDGANLYATACALGMEIDYKKLRAYFSENSRMIRAFYYTAILEDQEYSPLRPLIDWLDYNGFTLVTKPVKEFTDEHGRRKIKGNMDIEIAVDMLNISDSLDHMILFSGDGDFRRLIEAIQRRGVRVTVVSSNSTQPSMIADELRRQADQFVDLDDLRSAIGRPSSKKRDDEAPLDAVYEDHLI